The sequence below is a genomic window from Anaerocolumna chitinilytica.
AGATATGAAATTTAGGCAACATATTTTATTAATGTGTTGGAAAATTAATAGAACTTTAATAGAAGGTTTTCCAAGTACTGAAGTTTTTACACTTGTATAAAAAACTTTGGTGTTTGGTATAAGTAAAGAAGATATTATAAAAAGTGTTAGATATAAGTAAAGAAGATGTAATAAGAAGTTTTTCAGATGATTTCTGTATTTGTGGAGGTAAGTATGGAGAAGAAAACAGACAGGCGTGTAAGATATACAAGAATGGTGATTAAACAAAGCTTTGTAAAGCTTCTAAAGATCAAACCAATATCCAAGATAACAATTAAAGAAATATGTGAAGAAGCAGATATCAACCGTGCTACTTTTTATGCACATTACAAGGACCAATATGACCTGCTGCAGCAGATCGAAAATGATATAATCAATGATATTAATCAATACCTTGGAATCTATAATCTGCGGACAGTAAACGAATTTCCCATTGAAATGTTAGATAAGGTCCTGGAATACATAAAAGAAAATTCTGAAATCTTTGAGGTGCTTCTTAATTATTGCGGAGATACGAAATTTCAGCAGGAAATTACGAATATAATCGGCAGTCAGCATTTTTCACTCCAGGCAGCGAAGGGAGATACGGCAGAGTATGTCTATTTGTTTTACGCCAGCGGCAGCATCGGTATTATCATAAAGTGGCTGAAAGAAGGGATGAAGAAGCCGGTAAAAGAAATAACTCAGCTAATCATGGATTTATCCTCCAAGGGGGTAGGAGCCTTTAAGGAATACGAAAACGAAATTTAATTTTTCTTTTGCTTGTAAACAAAGAAAAACATAGCACCCAGGCAGCTCTGCCAGGCAGGTTCAGAGGAGGTTAATCATTATGATTCATATGAGTTCAGTACTGGCTTCCATTAAACAGGGAATTCTGATATGCAACAAAGAAGGAAAAATTGTATATTTTAATGATACATATGGCAAGATGCTCGGCAAGAGATTAGAGGAAGTGGCAGGTATGCCTATTAGCAAACTACGTCCCGGTGCGCAGGTTCCCCAAGTTCTGAGGAAAGGAAGAAAAAAGGAAAACATTCTAAGGACGGAAGGGAATCAGGAGTATTATACCAATATATATCCTATTCTTGAAAATGAAATTCTCACAGGTACTATTTCTATCGTCACTACCATTGATAAAGAAAAAAGAAAGACACAGAAAAAGGAAACCCTGCAGAAAAGAGTCAGAGAATTTGAAAAGAAAGAAATTGAAGAGATGCTCTTCTTATATGGCTATGATACAGAGGGGAAAAAGAAGGTTGCAAAGGAATTGGGGATATCACTTGCAACCTTATATAATAAACTTTCATTCTAAAATATTAGAAAAAGACTCAGAAACTTTTGACTGATGCACTTAAAAATATTTATAATATTTTCATGAATGGTGATGAATTCACTAGTTATAAGATTTTAGAGAGCAAAGTACAGGAGTTGGATTATGGAAAATGCAAAAACACAGATGGAATACGACAATTCCGGCTATCAAGAGTTGTTTTCATCTTATATTGAATCAGAAGAGATGCTTACTATGGCTGATGGTATAAAGCTTAAGACATATTTATTTAAGCCAATTGACAAAACAGGAAGCATGACGAACACTTCGTTACCTGCAATTCTGGTTCGAAGCTGTTATCCTTCTCAGCTGTCTGAGTACAGAATTCACGGCAAGAATCTGGCTAAGAGGGGATATGCCTTTGTAGTTCAATTCTGCCGTGGAACCGGAGACTCTGAGGGGGAGTGGTTTCCCAATGTTAATGAAAGAGAGGACGGGCTAAGAACTATAAATTGGTTGAATGAGCAGGATTGGGTGGATGTAATAGGGTACTGGGGAAACTCCTATCTGGCACTGACCGGCTGGGCAATAGCAGACCGGGTACCGGACAAGGTGAAAGGTATGTGTCTGACCCATTATGGTACAGACCGCTATTACTCAGCTTATGAAAAGGGAATGTTCCGACAGGATGTACTGACTTCCTGGGCAATGGATAACTCCGGCTTTAAAGTTACTGCTGATTATACGGAATCCCTGAAATATATGCCGCAGTTAGAAGTGGATGAAAAATTGTGGGGTGGACGGCTTGACTGGTACAGGGATTGGATAAGCAGCACACACAGGGAAGATAATTACTGGCAGCAGGGCTTTTGGAAGGAATTATATGAAATACCTTCTAAAGTAAAGGTCCCCCTATATATCCGCAGCGGTTGGTATGACCATCATCATGGCAGCTCTATGCGTACTTGGGATAACCTAAGACCGGAAACAAAAGAGAAGTCCTGGTTAGATATCGGAGGATGGAATCATTCCTTTCAGCCCTGCCTTGAAGATTGCAGTACTGAGAACAGCGGCAGTAATGAGGTGGCAGCGATTCTGGAATGGTTTGATCTGGTGCTGCAGAAAAAAGAAATACCAAAGGGAAGAATCCGTACCTATGCTATCGGAGCAGACAGATGGATCAGCCGTAAGAGTTGGCCGGAAAAGGACAGTAAATTAAGTATATGGTATATGGGACAGGAGAGACGGGAAGAAAGCGCAGAGAGTAAAACAGAAAAGAGTAAAACTCCAGAGAATAAAGATTTAGAAAGTAAAACAATAGAAAGTAAAGCAATAGAAAGTATAACAATAGAATGGAAAACAACAGAAAGTGCAACAGAAAATTCAATATCACAAGATAATAATACTGCAGTGGGAACATTAGGAGTACTGGAAAAGGCGCCTCAAGCTGATTTGGCGATGTATACATACATATATAATCCCGAGAACCCCGTGATATCCTATGGAGCGGAAGCCCTCTTAAAGAATATGGAGCATAACGGCAGCCTAAAACAGCCGGAATGCGGTTACAGGCCGGATGTAATAAGTTTTGTTTCTGAACCTCTTTTAGAGAATATGCTGATAAGCGGAAAGATAAGAGCATTTCTCTATGTATCTTCTGATTGTCCGGATACAGCTTTTACTGCAAAGGTTATGGAGATAAGAGAGAGTGGGGAGGCATATAACATTCGTTCCTCTATCACAAGCCTTTGCCATGATATTGGGCATGCCTACGAGCCGGGTACTGTAGAAGAAGTTTCCATCGATATGTGGGATATTGTGTATGAATTGCACAAGGGTTCCAGGCTGCGCTTAGATATATCCTCATCTGATTTTCCTCAGTATCATTTGCACAGCAATTGTGCCGGTAATTGGGCAAGTATTGATAAATATCAGATTGCAGTACAAAAAATATATAGTGGCGGATTCTTTGCTTCAAGGATAGAGATTCCAGCTAATAATTAATGAGTTGGAATCCATTGGGTAGTACAGGATTTTTTAGACAATTAAAAAACCATAAGCATTGAAAAAAGTTGGACTGTTTCTATCTTAGAACAGTCCAACTTTTTAGTTATGTAGGATTTTTTTACAGATGTTCATCAATAAAATCTTTAATTAATGCCAGCAATTCCTTACTCCAGAAGGAGCCCTCATGAGGAGCGCCATCCACACAGATAAGAGCAGCATCCGCACCAGCCTCAAGCAGTTTATGATACATTAACTCACTTTGGGAGTACTCAACTATAAAATCCTGATTACCCTGAAGAATCAGGAAGGGTGGATAAGCTGCACCCTTTCTGACATGGTTGACAGGATTCATATCCTGAAGCCTTGCTACGTTTTCTTTTGTATCTTCCCCGCGAAGTGCTGCAAATAACTTCTTAGAATCTTCCTCCATTAACTCGATCTTCTCAATAGCTTCGGATAAATCTGCTGGTCCGAAACAATCGATTACTATCTTAACTGAATCTGAATGATCCGGATATTCTTGTGTCTTATACTGTTTCTCATTTCCGGTTAGACCAACCAGTAAGGCGGTATTCCCGCCGGAAGAGGTTCCCCAGATACCTACTCTTTCAGTATCTATCTGGTACCTTTCAGCATTTTTTCTAAGGTAACGGATTCCAGTCTTAACGTCTTCCAGAAAGGCAGGATAGGGATGCCCCTCTAAGCTGCTGCGGTGGGTTAAGGTGGCCACCACATAGCCCTCCCTGGAAAACTGTGCCAACTGAGGGATTTGATAATACACATCCGGAAAGGTCCAGGCACTGCCCTGTACAAATACAATTAAGGGATATTTCTTTGGTTCCTTCGCTGTTTCATCCTTCCAGGGCATAAATAACTGCAGTTTTAGATCGACTCCCTGAGCGGTTGAGAATATAACATCAGGAATCATAACTGCCATTCCTTCCAGACTGGGGTTATTCTTTATTACTTTTACCTCTTTGTAAGCCATAATAGATACCTCCCAAATACATTATAGTAAGTTGATTTGTTCCTTAAGGTATTTTACCATAATTTACAAAAGAAGGTCAAAGGGGAAAAATCTTTAACTTAACAGTAAGAACTGTACCAGCAAAGAAGTCACGGAAAGAATAGCCCAGCAGCAAAGCCCTAGCAAAATCGGTTGTAATCCGTTTTTAACAAGTTTAACAAGGTTGGTATTCAAACCGATAGCTGACATAGCCATAACTATCACATATTTTCCTGCCTTTACAAGAACCTCCTTCATAAACACCGGTATTGGAAGGAAGGTGCTTAATATGGAAGCAGCCACAAAGCCTAAGATGAACCAGGGAAATATTTTGGATATACTATAATTAATCTTAGTATCTTTCGTTCTATTTCTGGATGTCCAATATGCCAGAACAAGCGTTACAGGTATAATCATCAGAGTTCTTGTGAGCTTCACAATAACAGCAAGATTACCGGCAGCATTACTAAAGGAATATCCGGCAGCTACAACAGAGGAGGTATCATTTACAGCAGTTCCTGCCCAGAGTCCAAAGTGATAGTCTGTCATATGAAGAAAATGGCCTAAAAAGGGAAAGAGAAAAGCTGCTATAACATTGAAGAAAAATATGGTTGAGATGGAGCTTGCAACATCTTCATCCTCAGCCTGAATCACAGGGGCGGTAGCAGCTATGGCAGAGCCGCCGCAGATGGCGGTACCGACACCTATTAGAATATTGGTGTTTTTCTGGACTTTTAATAATTTACCAATAAAAAAGGCACTTAAAAATGTAGCGGAAAGAGT
It includes:
- a CDS encoding alpha/beta hydrolase, with translation MAYKEVKVIKNNPSLEGMAVMIPDVIFSTAQGVDLKLQLFMPWKDETAKEPKKYPLIVFVQGSAWTFPDVYYQIPQLAQFSREGYVVATLTHRSSLEGHPYPAFLEDVKTGIRYLRKNAERYQIDTERVGIWGTSSGGNTALLVGLTGNEKQYKTQEYPDHSDSVKIVIDCFGPADLSEAIEKIELMEEDSKKLFAALRGEDTKENVARLQDMNPVNHVRKGAAYPPFLILQGNQDFIVEYSQSELMYHKLLEAGADAALICVDGAPHEGSFWSKELLALIKDFIDEHL
- a CDS encoding PAS domain-containing protein, which produces MIHMSSVLASIKQGILICNKEGKIVYFNDTYGKMLGKRLEEVAGMPISKLRPGAQVPQVLRKGRKKENILRTEGNQEYYTNIYPILENEILTGTISIVTTIDKEKRKTQKKETLQKRVREFEKKEIEEMLFLYGYDTEGKKKVAKELGISLATLYNKLSF
- a CDS encoding CocE/NonD family hydrolase, producing the protein MENAKTQMEYDNSGYQELFSSYIESEEMLTMADGIKLKTYLFKPIDKTGSMTNTSLPAILVRSCYPSQLSEYRIHGKNLAKRGYAFVVQFCRGTGDSEGEWFPNVNEREDGLRTINWLNEQDWVDVIGYWGNSYLALTGWAIADRVPDKVKGMCLTHYGTDRYYSAYEKGMFRQDVLTSWAMDNSGFKVTADYTESLKYMPQLEVDEKLWGGRLDWYRDWISSTHREDNYWQQGFWKELYEIPSKVKVPLYIRSGWYDHHHGSSMRTWDNLRPETKEKSWLDIGGWNHSFQPCLEDCSTENSGSNEVAAILEWFDLVLQKKEIPKGRIRTYAIGADRWISRKSWPEKDSKLSIWYMGQERREESAESKTEKSKTPENKDLESKTIESKAIESITIEWKTTESATENSISQDNNTAVGTLGVLEKAPQADLAMYTYIYNPENPVISYGAEALLKNMEHNGSLKQPECGYRPDVISFVSEPLLENMLISGKIRAFLYVSSDCPDTAFTAKVMEIRESGEAYNIRSSITSLCHDIGHAYEPGTVEEVSIDMWDIVYELHKGSRLRLDISSSDFPQYHLHSNCAGNWASIDKYQIAVQKIYSGGFFASRIEIPANN
- a CDS encoding TetR/AcrR family transcriptional regulator, with product MEKKTDRRVRYTRMVIKQSFVKLLKIKPISKITIKEICEEADINRATFYAHYKDQYDLLQQIENDIINDINQYLGIYNLRTVNEFPIEMLDKVLEYIKENSEIFEVLLNYCGDTKFQQEITNIIGSQHFSLQAAKGDTAEYVYLFYASGSIGIIIKWLKEGMKKPVKEITQLIMDLSSKGVGAFKEYENEI
- a CDS encoding YeiH family protein yields the protein MNTTSVTKTTTKKTDLLPGILLTAIIAIPAWFIGEKFPIIGSPVLGILFGMILAFLKRPKYFDAGISYTSKKLLQYSIILLGFNMNLYSVLKVGSQTILLMIFTLSATFLSAFFIGKLLKVQKNTNILIGVGTAICGGSAIAATAPVIQAEDEDVASSISTIFFFNVIAAFLFPFLGHFLHMTDYHFGLWAGTAVNDTSSVVAAGYSFSNAAGNLAVIVKLTRTLMIIPVTLVLAYWTSRNRTKDTKINYSISKIFPWFILGFVAASILSTFLPIPVFMKEVLVKAGKYVIVMAMSAIGLNTNLVKLVKNGLQPILLGLCCWAILSVTSLLVQFLLLS